From one Sulfuricurvum sp. IAE1 genomic stretch:
- a CDS encoding BatD family protein, which produces MKRNPGRAAALVLMLASAAWGATYQWKVLQAPQSLRVGEPGVVRYECAFSDSAAEYTIDFKPKGNDTYKAEVLTQRDRVTSGKRIQTFDVLVTPSRSGELSVALSALIRHTTFASIENATIGRDNVRRYDFVDENASLPVVRIRAEANTAALTGRVTLEAKIDKNMVRAHEPVHLSLYLRGSGNLDRFVPYELNISGVRVFAEPAQKNLTPSSEGFEGEIRQEFALVAQKNFTIPPFSLSVFDTAARKPVILKTSPIAVEVGEGYESAMLLDPPDLSDTATQKRYALYAALVLLGAILSEALRRLWKLRPRRRAKRFWDGAKTSKELAMLLALSGEKRFEEVIAALEAETIGLREAKKKLSTLTSDNEDKA; this is translated from the coding sequence ATGAAACGAAACCCTGGTAGGGCTGCGGCGCTCGTGCTGATGCTCGCCTCGGCGGCGTGGGGGGCGACGTACCAATGGAAGGTTCTGCAAGCCCCGCAGTCCCTGCGGGTCGGAGAACCGGGAGTCGTGCGGTACGAATGCGCTTTTTCCGACAGTGCGGCCGAATATACCATCGACTTCAAGCCCAAAGGGAACGACACCTATAAAGCCGAAGTGCTGACCCAGCGCGACCGCGTGACCTCGGGGAAACGGATCCAGACGTTCGACGTCCTCGTTACCCCTTCGCGCAGCGGAGAACTCTCCGTCGCCCTCAGCGCGCTGATCCGCCATACGACGTTTGCCTCGATCGAAAACGCCACGATCGGGCGCGACAACGTCCGGCGGTACGATTTCGTCGACGAGAATGCATCGCTTCCGGTAGTGCGGATCCGTGCCGAAGCCAACACTGCGGCGTTGACGGGACGGGTCACGCTGGAGGCCAAAATCGACAAAAACATGGTCCGCGCGCACGAACCGGTGCACCTGAGCCTCTATCTGCGCGGGAGCGGGAATCTGGACCGTTTCGTCCCCTATGAGCTCAACATCAGCGGTGTGCGGGTATTCGCCGAACCGGCGCAGAAAAACCTCACCCCTTCCAGCGAAGGGTTCGAGGGGGAGATACGCCAGGAATTCGCCCTCGTGGCGCAAAAAAACTTTACGATTCCGCCGTTTAGCCTAAGCGTATTCGATACGGCCGCACGCAAGCCCGTGATCCTCAAAACATCGCCGATCGCGGTCGAAGTGGGGGAAGGGTACGAGAGCGCGATGCTGCTCGATCCCCCCGATCTGAGCGATACGGCGACCCAGAAACGCTACGCTCTCTATGCCGCCCTCGTGCTGCTGGGGGCGATCCTCTCCGAAGCGTTGCGGCGGCTGTGGAAGCTCCGCCCGCGCCGCCGGGCGAAACGGTTTTGGGACGGTGCCAAAACGTCAAAGGAGCTGGCGATGCTCCTTGCGCTTTCGGGGGAGAAACGCTTCGAAGAGGTGATCGCCGCTCTCGAAGCCGAAACAATCGGTTTAAGGGAAGCGAAAAAGAAATTGAGTACACTCACATCAGACAATGAGGATAAAGCATGA
- a CDS encoding MoxR family ATPase, translating into MNTMINQIRSEVAKVVVGQEKMIDGLLIGLLCEGHILIEGIPGLAKTTTVKALSQTLGLGFKRVQFTPDLLPSDILGAEVYDPKSNTFRIKQGPIFTNLLLADEINRAPAKVQSALLEVMAERQVTLGEESFRLPPPFLVMATQNPIEQEGVYPLPEAQLDRFMLKIKVGYNTPEEELSIARRVASGMNEAIRAVLEPQALVDLKEAVKKVHIDEPVERYMIDLITASREGEKYGLPELGRYLQFGASPRVSIDMFKAVRAVAFLKGKEFVTPSDIASIAKELMRHRLVLSYEAEAEGITTDELIEKILKAVPIP; encoded by the coding sequence ATGAATACGATGATTAATCAAATACGTTCGGAAGTTGCCAAGGTCGTCGTCGGCCAGGAGAAAATGATCGACGGACTGCTGATTGGGCTGCTGTGCGAAGGGCACATTCTGATCGAGGGGATTCCGGGACTGGCGAAAACGACGACGGTCAAGGCGCTTTCGCAGACGCTCGGGCTCGGATTCAAACGGGTACAGTTCACTCCCGATCTCCTCCCCAGCGATATTCTGGGTGCCGAAGTGTACGATCCCAAGAGCAACACGTTCCGTATCAAGCAGGGGCCGATTTTTACGAACCTTCTCCTCGCCGACGAAATCAACAGGGCTCCCGCAAAAGTACAGTCGGCGCTGCTGGAAGTAATGGCCGAGCGGCAGGTGACGCTGGGAGAGGAGAGTTTCCGCCTTCCGCCGCCGTTTCTGGTTATGGCAACCCAGAACCCGATCGAGCAGGAGGGGGTTTACCCTCTGCCCGAAGCGCAGCTCGACCGCTTCATGCTCAAAATCAAAGTGGGCTACAATACCCCCGAAGAGGAACTCTCCATCGCCCGCCGCGTCGCGTCGGGGATGAACGAGGCGATCCGTGCGGTTCTCGAACCGCAAGCGCTCGTCGATCTCAAAGAAGCGGTGAAAAAAGTCCATATCGATGAGCCGGTCGAGCGGTATATGATCGACCTGATCACTGCCAGCCGCGAGGGTGAGAAATACGGCCTTCCCGAACTTGGGCGCTATTTGCAGTTCGGTGCGAGCCCCCGTGTCAGTATCGATATGTTCAAGGCGGTCCGCGCCGTCGCGTTTTTGAAGGGGAAAGAGTTCGTCACCCCATCAGACATCGCCTCGATCGCCAAGGAGCTGATGCGCCACCGCCTCGTCCTCTCCTATGAAGCCGAAGCGGAGGGGATCACGACCGACGAACTGATCGAAAAAATCCTCAAAGCGGTACCGATTCCGTAA
- a CDS encoding DUF58 domain-containing protein — MNKAQYILLKARRQIIGDRIGNNPSMFRGEGYDFIELREYVPGDDTRHIDWNITAKMQRPYVKVFREERELSVVTVAMLGGSLYFGSGKFKHDAVAEAVALVGYSAIANGDLFTHINFSEGLDDEVRSSKKPFAVAQSVEKVMASELIGRHADYNAMASSLYRRLKRRSLIVVIGDFFEIPDLRLLAKKHEVVALIVRDHAEEKPEPIGFSALMDPETGAVAEGDFNAASVKRYREKVRLHDAELFERFRKDGVRFTKLYTDAAVLVTLRRLFEGRL, encoded by the coding sequence ATGAACAAAGCACAGTATATCCTCCTAAAGGCGCGCCGCCAGATCATCGGCGACCGGATCGGGAACAACCCCTCGATGTTCCGGGGGGAGGGGTACGATTTCATCGAATTGCGCGAGTACGTCCCGGGTGACGATACCCGTCACATCGACTGGAACATTACGGCTAAGATGCAGCGCCCCTACGTCAAAGTGTTCCGCGAGGAGCGCGAACTCTCCGTCGTCACCGTCGCGATGCTGGGGGGAAGCCTTTATTTCGGGAGCGGAAAATTCAAACACGACGCCGTTGCCGAAGCGGTTGCGCTGGTGGGATATTCGGCGATCGCCAACGGTGACCTGTTCACCCATATCAATTTCTCGGAGGGGCTCGACGATGAGGTGCGATCGAGCAAAAAGCCCTTCGCCGTCGCCCAGAGCGTCGAAAAGGTGATGGCCTCGGAACTGATCGGGCGGCACGCGGATTACAATGCGATGGCTTCGTCTTTGTACCGCCGGCTCAAACGCCGCAGTCTCATTGTCGTGATCGGGGATTTTTTCGAGATTCCCGATTTGCGGCTGTTGGCGAAGAAACACGAGGTGGTGGCCCTTATCGTCCGTGACCACGCCGAAGAAAAACCCGAACCGATTGGATTTTCGGCGCTGATGGACCCCGAAACGGGAGCCGTGGCAGAGGGGGATTTCAATGCCGCAAGCGTGAAGCGCTACCGCGAGAAAGTACGACTCCATGATGCGGAGCTGTTTGAACGTTTCCGTAAAGACGGGGTCCGTTTCACCAAGCTTTATACCGATGCCGCAGTGCTGGTGACGCTGCGCCGGCTGTTCGAGGGGAGACTATGA
- a CDS encoding tetratricopeptide repeat protein has product MSLTFLHPEFFAWMLPPTLALFYFWQTQKPFALRWLSAEVLEKLRPPATTMGLKARNRLFLIAAIALIAAMAQPVAVDSLRTFDAPLKIVVAIETGNDDATLERSKRLGSDLIGRLAGAEIAIAAFDTRIYRVSPLTDDVALLRYLMGHLPRTDKLSDTGGIGERIARKTACDAVIVVSGAYGAKNSGTVLHVSDSSDIAATEAALESLARERTLKNHIPLFFYPLGLALLLIWIALSSMSPRRSVSVAAAVTILGSIPSHSEAGVFDFWVLHEAQGAYERGEYAQSAALFERYRLNHDSPHVRYNIANALYKAGRYREARRWYERAVSGDPVLEARRRFNLEVTRTRIGERENPDKAAPKEVARQGETKRNPSGVLGETGGFTTPLYPLD; this is encoded by the coding sequence ATGAGTCTGACTTTTTTACATCCCGAATTTTTCGCATGGATGCTCCCGCCGACGCTGGCGCTATTTTATTTTTGGCAGACCCAAAAACCGTTCGCCCTCCGGTGGCTGAGTGCTGAAGTACTCGAAAAGCTCCGTCCTCCTGCGACCACGATGGGGCTCAAAGCCCGTAACCGCCTTTTTCTGATCGCCGCGATCGCGCTGATTGCCGCAATGGCCCAGCCCGTCGCCGTCGATTCTCTACGCACGTTCGATGCCCCTTTGAAGATCGTAGTGGCAATCGAAACGGGGAACGACGATGCGACGCTGGAACGTTCCAAACGGCTCGGAAGCGACCTGATCGGAAGGCTGGCCGGAGCAGAGATCGCGATTGCGGCTTTCGATACGCGGATTTACCGGGTTTCCCCTCTTACCGACGACGTCGCGTTGCTGCGATACCTTATGGGGCATCTTCCCCGGACGGACAAGCTCTCCGATACCGGGGGGATCGGTGAAAGAATTGCCCGGAAAACGGCTTGCGATGCGGTGATCGTCGTTTCGGGCGCGTACGGTGCGAAAAACTCCGGAACGGTTCTGCATGTGAGCGATTCTTCCGATATTGCCGCGACAGAGGCGGCGCTTGAATCACTGGCCCGGGAACGAACCCTCAAAAACCACATTCCGCTCTTTTTTTATCCGCTGGGGCTGGCACTGTTGCTGATATGGATCGCCCTTTCCTCGATGAGCCCGCGCCGCAGTGTGAGCGTTGCCGCGGCGGTGACGATCCTCGGAAGCATTCCCTCCCACTCGGAAGCGGGAGTGTTCGATTTTTGGGTACTGCACGAGGCGCAGGGGGCGTATGAGAGGGGAGAATACGCCCAAAGCGCGGCGTTGTTCGAACGGTACCGGCTTAATCACGATTCGCCGCACGTGCGTTACAACATAGCCAATGCCCTCTACAAGGCGGGCCGATACCGTGAAGCGCGGCGCTGGTATGAAAGAGCGGTTTCCGGCGATCCAGTGCTGGAAGCGCGCAGACGGTTCAATCTTGAAGTGACCCGCACCCGGATCGGAGAAAGGGAAAACCCGGACAAAGCAGCGCCGAAAGAGGTGGCCCGGCAAGGCGAAACGAAACGCAACCCCTCTGGCGTCCTGGGTGAAACAGGAGGGTTTACGACCCCTCTTTATCCCCTTGACTAG
- a CDS encoding prephenate dehydrogenase — MKIGIVGLGLMGGSMAMALKHLSFVSSVVGSDHNSEHQRIALQRGLVERFVSFEELKRSCDVIFLAVPVDGVIALLQESTELEGTDKTLIDLGSTKALIVEAVPPSIRRNFVAAHPMTGTEHFGPAAALEGLYSEKVVVLCDLEHSGDTQRDTALRIFRAIGMQVHTMGAAQHDRHAAFISHMPHVISYALANTVLAQEEKENILALAAGGFRSMSRLAKSSPVMWEDIFRQNRGNVLEAVELFEAELKTLKEALKNEDYAALRREMAGANKLYEIFS, encoded by the coding sequence ATGAAAATAGGTATTGTGGGACTGGGGCTGATGGGGGGATCGATGGCGATGGCCCTCAAACATCTGTCGTTCGTTTCGTCCGTTGTCGGCAGCGACCACAATAGCGAACATCAGCGCATCGCCCTGCAGCGCGGCCTCGTGGAACGGTTCGTTTCCTTCGAGGAGCTCAAACGTTCCTGCGACGTCATTTTCCTGGCCGTCCCGGTGGATGGGGTCATCGCGCTGCTGCAGGAATCGACCGAGCTGGAGGGGACCGACAAAACCCTCATCGATCTGGGTAGTACCAAAGCCCTGATCGTCGAAGCGGTCCCCCCCTCGATCCGGCGTAATTTCGTCGCCGCCCACCCGATGACGGGGACCGAGCACTTCGGCCCTGCCGCGGCACTCGAAGGGCTCTACTCGGAAAAAGTGGTGGTCTTGTGCGACCTCGAACACAGCGGCGATACGCAACGCGATACCGCCCTTCGGATTTTTCGCGCAATCGGGATGCAGGTCCATACGATGGGGGCCGCCCAGCACGACCGCCATGCCGCGTTCATCAGCCATATGCCCCACGTCATCTCCTACGCGCTGGCCAATACGGTGCTGGCGCAGGAAGAGAAAGAGAACATCCTCGCCCTCGCCGCGGGGGGGTTCCGGTCGATGAGCCGACTCGCAAAAAGCTCCCCGGTAATGTGGGAAGACATCTTTCGGCAAAACCGCGGCAACGTTCTTGAGGCGGTCGAGCTGTTTGAAGCCGAGCTCAAAACGCTCAAGGAAGCGCTCAAAAACGAAGACTACGCGGCGTTGCGGCGGGAAATGGCGGGAGCGAACAAGCTCTACGAAATTTTCTCCTAG
- the bamA gene encoding outer membrane protein assembly factor BamA, translating into MKTIPLSLIVASVLVQAAAHNVQSIQYDGMVHISETVAKRLNEVKVGEPLDPSAVDKTIKNFYDQGYFEDIWVDETDGKVTFHFKEKPVISKIELKGYKENDEAAQKELLQIEKGSLYDEKRLENAKKRIIDALSGDGKIDSVVEIDSEKLDNGSMRVSFIVNEGEEIIIKQVRYAGVSALDSDDFDSMIANKQEEFMGWMWGRNDGKMKLAELQYDPLRIRDYYMQNGFLDAKIDEPFVQVDFDHYTAQMDYNVFEGDVYRVSDILVFQDTAVIDDKELLDVIALEKNKPFNIKTFREDADRIKTKIADLGYAYVQVQPDLRKDKEAKSVDVVYRITPGKKVKIRNVIVSGNNRTLDRVVRRELFLAPGDWYNLTNLKDSRNAIGRTGYFESNTIEEKRVDDETMDLIVQAKEAPTGNIQLGGGYGSFGGVLVSVAISDRNIFGSGINVGLNLERSQRTSNYSFNISNPRLNDSDFSGNFSIYDSSTEYDSYTVSSTGMSVGTGHRFDRHWSGYMGYNYSTNNYSDIDPTVTTLDPRYYENYAKSSVVLSATFDNTDDYYIPREGVTFSQSIEKAGVGGDADFIKSRTTFGAYRGLQKLTDFDLILRYKARFNYVDDSGYLPLGEKFYMGGIGSVRGYQGYSLSPVNGVDSDGDPFKIGGTQTFSNSLEFSVPLVPEARMRATAFVDYGMIGENSLSEIKRGGYGVALEWFSPVGPLQLVFANPIGDKPGDDVTHFEFTIGQRF; encoded by the coding sequence TTGAAAACAATACCCCTCTCTTTGATCGTCGCAAGCGTGCTCGTACAGGCTGCGGCACACAACGTTCAATCGATCCAGTACGACGGCATGGTCCACATCTCCGAAACGGTAGCCAAGCGGCTTAACGAAGTCAAAGTGGGGGAACCTCTCGACCCTTCCGCGGTCGATAAAACGATCAAAAACTTCTACGATCAGGGATATTTCGAGGATATCTGGGTCGATGAAACGGACGGCAAGGTGACGTTTCATTTCAAAGAGAAGCCCGTCATCTCCAAAATCGAACTCAAAGGGTACAAGGAGAATGACGAAGCGGCACAAAAAGAGCTGCTTCAGATCGAAAAAGGTTCCCTGTACGACGAAAAACGGCTCGAGAATGCCAAAAAACGGATCATCGACGCGCTCAGCGGCGACGGGAAGATAGATTCGGTCGTCGAAATCGACAGCGAAAAACTCGACAACGGAAGCATGCGGGTCTCCTTTATTGTCAACGAGGGTGAAGAGATCATCATCAAGCAGGTTCGCTACGCGGGTGTCAGCGCCCTGGACAGCGACGATTTCGACAGCATGATCGCCAACAAGCAAGAGGAGTTCATGGGGTGGATGTGGGGCCGTAATGACGGGAAAATGAAACTCGCCGAACTCCAGTACGACCCTCTGCGTATCCGTGATTACTACATGCAAAACGGTTTCCTCGACGCCAAGATCGACGAGCCGTTCGTGCAGGTGGATTTCGACCATTATACCGCCCAGATGGATTACAACGTGTTTGAGGGGGACGTCTACCGCGTCAGCGACATCCTTGTCTTCCAAGACACCGCCGTGATCGATGATAAAGAGCTGCTCGATGTTATCGCGCTGGAAAAGAACAAACCGTTCAACATCAAAACCTTCCGCGAGGACGCCGATCGGATCAAAACGAAAATCGCCGACCTCGGGTACGCGTACGTGCAGGTACAGCCCGATCTGCGCAAAGACAAAGAGGCCAAAAGCGTCGACGTCGTTTACCGGATCACCCCGGGCAAAAAGGTCAAGATCCGCAACGTCATCGTTTCGGGGAACAACCGTACCCTCGACCGCGTCGTGCGTCGCGAGCTCTTCCTCGCACCCGGCGACTGGTACAACCTTACCAACCTCAAAGACTCGCGCAACGCGATCGGCCGTACCGGGTACTTCGAGAGCAACACGATCGAAGAAAAACGGGTCGACGACGAGACGATGGATCTGATCGTCCAGGCTAAAGAGGCACCTACCGGGAACATCCAGCTCGGTGGAGGATACGGCAGCTTCGGCGGTGTTCTGGTAAGCGTCGCGATCAGCGACCGCAATATCTTCGGGTCGGGGATCAACGTCGGGCTCAACCTGGAACGTTCGCAGCGTACCAGCAACTACTCGTTCAACATCTCCAACCCCCGCCTCAACGACAGCGATTTCAGCGGGAACTTCTCGATCTACGACAGTTCGACCGAATACGACAGCTACACCGTCTCCTCGACCGGTATGAGTGTCGGTACCGGGCACCGTTTCGACCGCCACTGGAGCGGCTACATGGGGTATAACTATTCGACCAACAACTACAGCGACATCGATCCGACGGTGACGACCCTCGATCCGCGTTATTACGAAAACTACGCCAAAAGCTCGGTTGTCCTCTCGGCGACGTTTGATAATACCGACGACTACTACATTCCGCGTGAAGGGGTCACCTTTTCGCAGAGTATCGAGAAAGCGGGCGTTGGCGGCGATGCCGATTTTATCAAGAGCCGGACGACGTTCGGGGCTTACCGTGGTTTGCAGAAACTGACCGATTTCGACCTGATCCTCCGGTACAAGGCGCGCTTCAACTATGTTGACGACAGCGGCTATCTTCCTCTGGGCGAAAAATTCTACATGGGGGGGATCGGATCGGTGCGCGGTTACCAGGGGTATTCGCTCTCGCCGGTCAACGGCGTCGACAGCGACGGCGATCCGTTCAAAATCGGGGGGACACAGACCTTCTCGAACAGCCTGGAGTTCAGCGTTCCGCTGGTACCCGAAGCGCGGATGCGGGCGACCGCATTTGTCGACTACGGTATGATCGGGGAAAACAGCCTCAGCGAGATCAAGCGCGGCGGTTACGGTGTGGCGCTGGAATGGTTCAGCCCGGTCGGGCCGTTGCAGCTGGTGTTTGCCAACCCGATCGGCGACAAGCCCGGTGACGACGTGACCCACTTCGAATTTACGATCGGACAGCGGTTCTAA
- a CDS encoding DUF808 domain-containing protein, with amino-acid sequence MAGSSLLILIDDITLLLDDVAAMSKVAAKKTAGVLGDDLALNAQQVSGIRAERELPVVWGVAKGSFKNKVILVPAALGLSAFAPWSITPILMVGGAYLCYEGFEKIAHPFLHAKEEEDHGRELIEAFHNPDVDLEAFEKEKIEGAIRTDFILSAEIIVIALGTVADKDIMTQTMVVSGIALAMTVGVYGFVAAIVKMDDAGLHLLQNAPEGKRGALQRKVGAGLLSFAPKLMKILTVVGTAAMFLVGGSILLHGIPAAHHLVEGAVHAVEGVPAIGGALGWITPVLLDGVAGVVAGGAVLAAVSVVSKIAGMFKKA; translated from the coding sequence ATGGCCGGAAGCAGCCTCTTAATCCTGATCGACGACATTACCCTCCTCCTCGACGACGTCGCGGCGATGAGCAAAGTCGCCGCCAAAAAAACGGCCGGAGTCCTCGGCGACGATCTCGCCCTCAACGCCCAGCAGGTCTCGGGGATCCGTGCCGAACGCGAACTCCCCGTCGTATGGGGCGTCGCCAAAGGATCTTTCAAAAACAAAGTGATCCTCGTACCCGCCGCACTCGGGCTCAGCGCTTTCGCGCCGTGGTCGATCACCCCGATCCTGATGGTGGGGGGTGCCTACCTGTGTTACGAGGGTTTCGAGAAAATCGCCCACCCCTTCCTCCATGCCAAAGAAGAGGAAGATCACGGCCGTGAGCTGATCGAAGCGTTCCACAATCCCGACGTCGATCTCGAGGCGTTTGAAAAAGAAAAAATTGAAGGGGCGATCCGGACCGATTTCATCCTCTCTGCCGAAATCATCGTGATCGCGCTGGGAACCGTCGCCGATAAAGACATCATGACCCAGACGATGGTCGTTTCGGGGATCGCGCTGGCGATGACCGTTGGGGTTTACGGTTTTGTCGCCGCTATCGTCAAGATGGACGATGCGGGGCTACACCTTCTCCAAAACGCCCCCGAAGGGAAACGGGGAGCCCTCCAACGTAAAGTCGGAGCAGGACTGCTGAGCTTTGCCCCGAAACTGATGAAAATCCTTACCGTCGTCGGTACTGCGGCGATGTTCCTTGTGGGAGGAAGCATCCTTCTTCACGGCATCCCGGCCGCCCACCACCTCGTCGAAGGGGCCGTTCATGCCGTAGAAGGCGTTCCCGCGATCGGGGGAGCACTGGGATGGATAACCCCGGTTCTCCTCGACGGCGTTGCGGGCGTCGTTGCCGGAGGAGCAGTCCTCGCAGCGGTGAGCGTCGTTTCGAAAATTGCGGGGATGTTCAAAAAAGCCTAA
- a CDS encoding Ppx/GppA phosphatase family protein: protein MAKCTAVIDIGSNSMRMAVFQKTSRFAFHIIHEVKSSVRLSENAYKNDGYLQDVPMERTARALGEFLAVAASFGARKILCVATSALRDAPNSDVFIRRIRRELGLSIKVIDGDKEAYYGALACANLLPRLDAVTVDVGGGSSEFALLKEGKVHSLCSLNLGTVRLKELFLDKGDLKGAIRHIDEALASLPAMDADVLIGIGGTYRAITRAMMKQENYPLKKLHAYTTDAEAFTAYCDEVLDASPKKLKALWIKPDRFDTIKPGALILQRIVRHLKTSSLVCSGVGVREGVYLADLLRNSGGMFPANYNPSLRYLLDTYAGHSDHGERCARLSGRLYDLLGETLGLRGRWRSELVMAAKLLPVGLGVRYYAYQRHSHYLVLNALDYGLSHEQIALIAHLQLFKKGHSSSELLPKNGYDKLLPGAAELDALYAILWLSHILLAARGRGEEIVFEYDQNTLIVRGRGLYLAAEQAKNIALPKNITLQITP from the coding sequence ATGGCCAAATGCACCGCCGTTATCGACATCGGAAGCAATTCGATGCGGATGGCGGTCTTTCAAAAGACGAGCCGTTTTGCGTTTCATATCATTCACGAAGTCAAAAGTTCCGTCCGCCTGAGCGAAAACGCTTATAAAAACGACGGATACCTCCAGGACGTGCCGATGGAGCGTACCGCCAGGGCACTCGGAGAGTTTCTTGCCGTAGCGGCCTCATTCGGAGCCCGTAAAATCCTCTGCGTCGCCACCTCCGCGCTCCGCGACGCCCCCAATTCCGACGTTTTCATACGCCGCATCCGCCGAGAACTCGGCCTCTCGATCAAAGTGATCGACGGCGACAAAGAGGCTTATTACGGCGCCCTCGCCTGTGCCAACCTCCTCCCCCGCCTTGACGCGGTAACGGTCGACGTTGGAGGCGGATCAAGCGAATTCGCCCTCCTCAAAGAGGGGAAAGTCCACTCCCTGTGTTCTCTCAACCTCGGTACCGTCCGGCTCAAAGAGCTGTTTTTGGACAAAGGGGACCTTAAAGGGGCGATCCGCCACATCGACGAGGCCCTCGCTTCCCTCCCGGCGATGGATGCCGACGTCCTCATCGGAATCGGGGGGACCTACCGCGCCATTACCCGCGCGATGATGAAACAGGAAAACTATCCGCTTAAAAAACTCCACGCCTACACGACGGATGCAGAAGCGTTCACTGCCTACTGCGACGAAGTCCTCGACGCGAGTCCCAAAAAGCTCAAGGCCCTCTGGATCAAACCCGACCGCTTCGATACGATCAAGCCCGGAGCACTGATCCTGCAACGGATCGTCCGCCATCTCAAAACCTCCTCGCTCGTCTGCAGCGGGGTCGGGGTGCGCGAGGGGGTCTACCTCGCGGATCTGCTGCGCAACAGCGGCGGAATGTTCCCCGCCAATTACAACCCGAGCCTGCGTTATCTGCTCGATACCTATGCCGGGCACAGCGATCACGGCGAGCGGTGCGCCCGTCTCTCAGGGCGCCTCTACGATCTTTTGGGTGAAACCCTCGGATTGCGGGGGCGCTGGCGGAGCGAACTCGTGATGGCGGCCAAACTGCTCCCCGTAGGGCTTGGAGTACGCTACTACGCCTATCAGCGCCACAGCCATTACCTGGTTCTCAATGCCCTCGATTACGGCCTCAGCCACGAGCAGATCGCATTGATCGCCCATCTGCAGCTGTTCAAAAAAGGGCATTCCTCTTCCGAGCTTCTCCCCAAGAACGGCTATGACAAACTCCTCCCCGGCGCAGCGGAACTTGATGCCCTCTATGCCATTCTCTGGCTGTCGCATATTCTGCTCGCCGCCCGCGGGCGGGGTGAAGAGATCGTATTCGAATACGATCAAAATACCCTGATCGTTCGCGGCAGGGGGCTTTATCTGGCCGCCGAGCAGGCTAAGAACATCGCCCTGCCCAAAAACATCACCCTTCAAATCACTCCATAA
- a CDS encoding YfhL family 4Fe-4S dicluster ferredoxin — MPLMIIDECIACDACREECPMEAIEEGDPIYIIDPDRCTECVGTYDEPACIAVCPVDCIVPDKDNVETMQELLYKHQQLMEEMQ, encoded by the coding sequence ATGCCACTAATGATTATCGATGAATGTATCGCGTGCGATGCCTGCCGCGAAGAGTGCCCCATGGAAGCGATTGAAGAGGGAGACCCTATCTATATCATCGATCCCGACCGCTGCACCGAGTGTGTCGGTACGTATGACGAGCCCGCATGTATCGCCGTATGTCCCGTCGACTGTATCGTTCCGGACAAAGACAACGTCGAAACGATGCAGGAACTCCTCTACAAACACCAGCAGCTAATGGAGGAAATGCAGTAA